A region of Toxorhynchites rutilus septentrionalis strain SRP chromosome 1, ASM2978413v1, whole genome shotgun sequence DNA encodes the following proteins:
- the LOC129761795 gene encoding uncharacterized protein K02A2.6-like: protein MADPELMQSLTQMLADALKSSFAHLAHPSPVQAATAPTTKTPSFSVSEYRSSDTTSVADYFNRFEWALQLSNIPEAQYAHYARVHMGAELNNAVKFLVSPNNPADVPYDELRKTLVDHFDQAKDKYVESIKFREIVQQRGESISSFVLRLKQGAANCEYGEFLDRMLIEQLLHGLESREMCDEIIAKKPATFKDTFGVAHTLEATRNTTKEVQIARSLLTPEATNKLGYERPKTRRVHPSSSSSSYLQMSHKPNYNEKTSFDQSVCGGCGGNHPRNKCKFQSATCFNCGKTGHISKVCRAPKRNFHDQSTSQVQSEEPAMQVDVVQSLDKIHSIATSGKRVINVIIDGRMLEMEVDTGAPCGIISEAKLRTLKPSFTLLRTDRQFSSYTGHRIQCLGRLPVNVSIGKTTRKLDLYVVSGDYDTLCGREWIAKFSGELDLNELFAQNDAVHSLVPTAPVLLKKQQQALSQLLATYEDVFSETPGKLIGPPASVHLKPGTVPVFAKARDVPLALRSQYAQEIDKKLAAGVYERVDYSEWASPTHIVVKKNGKLRITGNYKPTVNPRMIIDEHPIPKIESIFHRMKGANLFCHLDVTDAYTHLTIDAEFRHILTLNTPTHGLVRPTRAVYGAANIPAIWQRRMEAVLQGLSNVINFFDDVIVSADNFENLLIALTAVFDRMRHHGLRLNRSKCVFGTPVLECLGHKIDINGLHKSDQHIEAIRNAPRPTNADELQLFLGKATYYNAFIPNLSTRSRCLRDMLQEESFVWESERIAAYEDIKTALISPQVLLQYDPDLPLILATDASKTGLGAVLSHRLGSGLERPIAYASCDMSHTEQRYPQIDKEALAIVWAVKKFFNYLYARRFTLVTDNKPLSQILHPTKSLPIMCISRMANYADYLAHFNFDVVFKSTKQNVNADYCSRIPQLLSRCEVNKMFCCEARDIGEDELDVFAIHQVEQLPIRAEHIARETRKDPSLGKIVQLLEAGTDLTRSGYKSPESKYTLAANCLLFEHRVVVPSVLRSTVLNDLHVAHIGMVKMKGIARSFVYWPGIDVDIETTVKSCFVCARQAHAPPKFSEHHWQYPKGAWERIHIDYAGPVAGSMLLIVVDAYSKWLEVKVTTSTTAETTIGIMDELFSRYGAPITVVSDNGPQFTAGEFKLFLQKSGVKFHKLLAPYHPATNGQAERYVQTTKDALKAMGTTASNLQSNLNNFLQQYRLAPHATTGESPAKLFLGRTLAHD, encoded by the coding sequence ATGGCGGACCCAGAGCTAATGCAGTCACTGACGCAGATGCTAGCGGATGCCTTGAAATCCTCCTTTGCGCATTTGGCGCACCCGAGTCCCGTCCAAGCCGCGACTGCGCCAACCACCAAAACACCATCGTTTTCTGTCTCGGAGTATCGATCCTCGGACACCACTTCGGTAGCGGACTACTTCAACCGCTTTGAGTGGGCTCTTCAATTGAGTAATATCCCGGAAGCACAATACGCTCATTATGCTCGAGTGCATATGGGTGCGGAACTGAACAATGCCGTCAAGTTCCTTGTGAGTCCAAATAACCCGGCAGATGTCCCGTATGATGAGCTCCGAAAGACGTTAGTCGACCACTTCGACCAAGCTAAGGATAAGTACGTAGAAAGCATCAAATTCCGGGAAATCGTACAGCAAAGAGGCGAGTCGATTTCCAGCTTCGTTCTACGACTCAAACAAGGTGCTGCTAATTGCGAGTATGGCGAATTTCTCGATAGGATGCTCATCGAACAGCTGTTGCACGGTCTAGAATCGCGAGAAATGTGTGACGAGATTATTGCCAAGAAACCAGCGACGTTCAAAGACACTTTTGGAGTTGCACATACCCTTGAAGCTACTCGCAACACAACCAAAGAAGTGCAAATAGCCAGATCATTGTTGACACCAGAAGCAACCAACAAACTTGGCTACGAGCGGCCAAAGACACGGAGAGTACATCCTAGCAGCTCATCCTCGTCGTATCTACAAATGTCACACAAACCGAATTACAACGAAAAAACATCATTCGACCAGAGTGTGTGTGGTGGATGTGGCGGTAACCATCCACGCAACAAGTGTAAGTTCCAGAGTGCGACGTGCTTCAACTGTGGGAAGACAGGCCACATCTCTAAAGTCTGCAGAGCACCAAAGCGGAATTTCCACGATCAATCCACCTCACAGGTACAATCGGAGGAACCTGCCATGCAAGTAGACGTCGTGCAGTCTCTGGACAAAATTCATTCCATCGCCACGTCTGGAAAGCGAGTCATTAACGTCATCATCGACGGACGGATGCTAGAAATGGAAGTGGATACCGGAGCTCCTTGCGGAATCATCAGTGAAGCGAAACTACGGACGCTCAAACCCTCCTTTACATTGTTACGGACAGATCGTCAGTTCTCCAGTTACACTGGTCACCGTATTCAGTGTTTGGGTCGACTACCAGTAAACGTCAGCATCGGGAAAACGACACGAAAGCTGGATTTGTACGTCGTGTCCGGTGACTATGATACGCTGTGTGGAAGAGAGTGGATTGCCAAATTTTCGGGTGAACTGGACCTGAATGAGCTATTCGCCCAAAACGACGCGGTGCATTCACTTGTACCTACCGCTCCTGTGTTActgaaaaaacaacaacaagctCTATCGCAGTTGCTCGCAACTTATGAAGATGTCTTCAGCGAAACTCCCGGTAAGCTAATAGGACCTCCCGCATCAGTGCATCTGAAACCGGGGACAGTTCCAGTCTTTGCCAAAGCTCGTGACGTTCCGCTGGCATTGAGAAGCCAGTATGCCCAAGAAATCGACAAAAAGCTAGCTGCTGGTGTATACGAGAGAGTCGACTATTCTGAATGGGCGTCCCCCACCCACATCGTAGTGAAGAAAAACGGGAAACTACGCATCACCGGTAACTACAAGCCAACAGTAAACCCTCGGATGATCATCGACGAACACCCGATTCCCAAGATAGAATCAATCTTCCACCGAATGAAGGGAGCGAATCTATTCTGTCATCTAGACGTGACGGATGCGTACACTCATCTAACCATCGACGCGGAGTTTCGACATATCCTCACACTGAACACACCAACACATGGGTTGGTCCGTCCGACACGAGCAGTATACGGAGCAGCGAACATCCCAGCGATCTGGCAACGTCGCATGGAAGCTGTGCTTCAAGGTTTGTCCAATGTGATTAATTTCTTTGACGACGTTATAGTCTCTGCAGACAACTTCGAGAACCTGCTAATTGCACTCACAGCAGTTTTCGACAGAATGAGGCACCACGGTTTACGCTTGAACCGATCTAAATGTGTGTTCGGCACCCCAGTCCTTGAGTGTCTGGGTCACAAAATCGACATAAACGGTTTGCACAAATCGGACCAACACATCGAAGCCATTCGCAATGCACCCCGCCCGACCAACGCAGATGAGCTACAGCTGTTTTTGGGAAAAGCCACATATTACAACGCTTTCATTCCCAATCTCTCCACCCGATCTCGTTGTTTGCGAGACATGCTGCAAGAGGAATCATTCGTGTGGGAGTCAGAGCGAATTGCCGCTTACGAAGACATCAAAACAGCGCTCATCTCACCGCAGGTCCTATTGCAATATGACCCGGACCTTCCCTTGATCTTGGCCACGGACGCCAGTAAAACTGGTTTAGGCGCAGTTCTCTCCCACCGACTGGGAAGTGGCCTGGAACGACCGATCGCTTACGCAAGCTGTGATATGTCTCACACTGAACAGCGCTACCCACAGATAGATAAAGAGGCTCTAGCCATCGTATGGGCAgtcaaaaagtttttcaattacCTATACGCTCGCAGATTTACATTGGTCACCGATAACAAACCACTGAGTCAAATTCTACATCCGACGAAGTCGCTTCCAATTATGTGTATAAGCAGAATGGCCAATTATGCGGACTATTTGGCGCACTTCAATTTTGATGTTGTGTTCAAATCTACGAAACAGAACGTTAATGCAGATTACTGCTCTCGAATACCTCAACTACTTTCAAGATGCGAGGTTAACAAAATGTTTTGCTGTGAGGCTAGAGATATTGGCGAAGACGAACTCGATGTTTTTGCTATTCATCAGGTCGAACAACTACCAATTCGCGCCGAGCACATCGCTCGTGAAACGCGCAAGGATCCTAGCCTTGGTAAGATCGTACAGCTGTTGGAAGCCGGCACCGATCTAACCCGATCTGGCTACAAATCACCAGAGTCGAAGTACACACTTGCAGCTAACTGTCTTTTGTTTGAGCACCGAGTAGTTGTACCGTCTGTTCTACGTTCGACAGTGTTAAACGATCTTCACGTCGCACACATTGGTATGGTTAAAATGAAAGGAATCGCTCGTTCTTTTGTTTACTGGCCGGGTATCGATGTGGACATAGAAACAACAGTGAAATCTTGTTTCGTGTGTGCCCGACAAGCGCACGCTCCTCCGAAGTTCAGCGAACACCATTGGCAATATCCCAAAGGCGCATGGGAAAGGATTCATATCGACTACGCTGGTCCGGTGGCAGGCTCAATGCTGCTGATTGTAGTCGACGCCTACAGTAAGTGGTTGGAGGTCAAGGTCACCACCTCTACCACTGCAGAAACAACTATTGGAATTATGGACGAGCTGTTTTCCCGATACGGAGCACCAATCACAGTTGTATCTGATAACGGTCCTCAATTTACGGCCGGCGAATTCAAGCtgtttttgcaaaaaagtggAGTGAAGTTTCATAAGCTGTTGGCCCCGTACCATCCAGCAACAAATGGTCAGGCCGAACGATATGTTCAAACGACGAAAGATGCACTCAAGGCCATGGGAACAactgcatctaatttgcaatcGAACCTGAATAACTTCCTGCAGCAGTATCGTTTGGCTCCACACGCAACCACCGGAGAATCGCCTGCCAAGTTGTTTCTTGGTCGAACCCTCGCACACGATTAG
- the LOC129761818 gene encoding uncharacterized protein K02A2.6-like, with translation MNEPPQKIFRVGPSKERFATNRGTSAKSNPARNKACYNCGRADHLAASKLCPARGKQCRNCQIYGHFERLCRKQKQHTAPVQGSDQVRAVEDEKQIPNVGNNAKEEDEQDKVYYAFYSGNESNVLTCGIGGVDVDMLIDSGADANLISNVAWSKLKEERVKLISSTKGSTRILKAYGNNDPLKILGTFVAEIEVGEKKMQAEFLVVEGGQRCLLGDTTAKSLGILKVGLNINQVDDAPLPFSTIKDVKAFIHMDPNMVPVFQPVRRLPLPLEAAVNKKLDELLRHDIIEPKIGPTTWVSPLVVVGKANGEVRLCVDLRRVNEAVLREHHPMPVVDDHIARLGKGTIWSKLDIKEAFLQIELDDESKDVTTFITGRGLFRFKRMPFGLVTAPELFQKAMDEILAGCEGVAWYLDDVIIEGKDMEEHDARLSEVMFRLKSRNVALNWEKCQFRVTELDFLGHRISSKGIRPSATKMRALLSFREPQNEQELRSFLGLANYMNKFIPNLATIDQPLRKLLAKDVKFEWSKEQGDSFNEIKSALSNVQNLGFYRLEDRTAVIVDASPYGLGALLVQFNRHNEHRVVSFASKSLTETERRYCQTEKEALAIVWAVERFQFYLLGRSFDIMTDCKALAFLFAIRSKPCARIERWVLRLQTFDYRVIHIAGKENVADSFSRLAVQTPRPFDVNEEIMVQEVTMSALSSTALTWKEIQDASVSDPEIKSVLDSLLKDPDNLPIEYRVVTNELCQFEDVLLRGDRIVVPRSLRNRVLSAAHDGHPGITMMKNHLRSNVWWPKMDADVENYVKGCRGCTLVAAPDPPETMSRSQLPSYPWHTLAVDFLGPLPDGQSLFVVIDYYSRFIEVCEMESTTANDVIRELAIMCGRFGIPSFIRADNAPQFSAECTELKEFCESTGFKIVNTIPYWPQSNGEVERQNRSILKRLRIAQELGLDWRKELRDYILTYHSTKHPSTGKPPGELMFGRRIKSKVPSIMIFNEDGAVRKRDAVVKQKGKDYGDGKRKAKSSKIKEGDTVLAKRMRMSNKLDTNFSNEEYIVQSKVGSDTIIKSTSSGKEYRRNSAHLKKVLESVENKDLEDPQDGSVSEPQVRDDDPIDPSSAGVHMKRIRRLPVNLMIILLIKM, from the exons ATGAACGAGCCACCGCAAAAGATTTTTCGAGTGGGTCCGTCGAAGGAACGATTTGCGACCAACAGAGGTACATCGGCAAAGTCCAATCCGGCGCGGAATAAAGCGTGCTACAACTGTGGCAGGGCAGATCATCTGGCCGCTTCGAAGTTGTGCCCAGCTCGTGGCAAACAGTGTAGAAATTGTCAAATTTATGGCCACTTCGAACGTCTGTGCCGTAAGCAGAAACAGCATACTGCGCCTGTTCAGGGCAGTGACCAAGTTCGGGCGGTTGAGGATGAAAAGCAGATTCCTAATGTTGGAAACAACGCCAAGGAGGAAGATGAGCAGGACAAGGTATACTATGCTTTTTATTCCGGCAATGAGAGCAATGTTCTGACGTGCGGCATCGGTGGCGTTGATGTGGACATGCTGATTGACTCCGGCGCCGACGCAAATTTGATCAGCAATGTTGCCTGGTCGAAACTGAAAGAGGAACGCGTAAAATTGATTTCATCCACGAAAGGAAGCACCAGGATTCTCAAGGCCTACGGAAATAACGATCCGTTGAAGATTTTGGGGACGTTTGTAGCGGAGATAGAGGTTGGTGAGAAAAAAATGCAGGCTGAATTCCTAGTCGTCGAAGGTGGACAGCGTTGCCTACTCGGTGACACTACGGCAAAGAGCTTGGGAATCCTTAAAGTTGGATTGAATATTAATCAGGTCGACGATGCACCATTGCCTTTCTCGACTATTAAGGATGTCAAAGCGTTCATTCACATGGATCCGAACATGGTTCCTGTGTTTCAACCTGTGCGCCGCTTACCTTTGCCTTTGGAAGCAGCTGTCAACAAGAAGTTGGACGAGCTACTTCGACATGACATTATTGAGCCGAAAATAGGGCCTACCACCTGGGTATCCCCACTCGTCGTTGTAGGAAAGGCAAACGGTGAGGTGCGGTTGTGCGTGGACCTTCGCCGTGTGAACGAGGCGGTTCTCAGGGAGCATCATCCTATGCCGGTGGTTGATGACCACATTGCGCGCCTAGGTAAAGGCACAATCTGGAGTAAACTGGACATAAAGGAGGCCTTTTTGCAAATCGAGCTCGACGACGAATCTAAGGACGTGACCACCTTCATCACGGGACGAGGACTGTTCCGTTTCAAACGGATGCCCTTCGGTTTGGTGACTGCACCAGAGCTCTTCCAAAAGGCTATGGATGAGATTCTAGCCGGGTGTGAGGGTGTAGCCTGGTACCTCGATGACGTCATCATCGAAGGGAAAGATATGGAAGAGCATGACGCACGGCTCAGTGAG GTGATGTTTCGTTTGAAAAGTCGAAATGTGGCACTCAACTGGGAAAAATGCCAGTTTCGTGTTACCGAGCTAGACTTCCTGGGACACAGAATTTCTAGTAAAGGGATCCGGCCATCTGCCACGAAGATGCGAGCTTTGCTATCTTTTCGTGAACCTCAAAATGAACAAGAGCTCCGCAGTTTCCTTGGCTTAGCCAACTACATGAATAAGTTCATACCGAATTTGGCAACTATAGATCAGCCTCTACGAAAGTTGTTAGCAAAGGATGTCAAATTTGAATGGTCAAAAGAACAGGGTGATTCTTTCAACGAGATAAAATCGGCTTTAAGTAATGTCCAAAATCTGGGATTCTACAGATTAGAAGATAGAACGGCCGTCATTGTTGATGCAAGTCCGTATGGGTTAGGTGCACTGCTAGTTCAGTTCAATCGACATAATGAGCATCGCGTAGTAAGTTTCGCTTCTAAATCGTTGACCGAAACTGAGCGTAGATACTGCCAGACTGAAAAAGAGGCGCTGGCTATTGTCTGGGCAGTAGAgcgttttcagttttatttgCTAGGGAGATCGTTCGATATTATGACTGATTGCAAAGCATTGGCGTTTTTGTTTGCAATCCGTTCCAAGCCGTGCGCACGAATCGAACGCTGGGTATTAAGGCTACAAACATTTGACTACAGGGTGATACATATCGCGGGCAAAGAAAACGTCGCTGATTCCTTTTCCCGCCTGGCGGTACAAACTCCCAGACCATTCGACGTTAACGAAGAGATAATGGTTCAAGAAGTAACTATGTCAGCTCTTTCTTCTACAGCCCTTACGTGGAAAGAAATCCAAGATGCATCAGTATCGGACCCTGAAATCAAAAGCGTCTTGGATTCTCTACTCAAGGACCCAGATAACTTGCCTATTGAATACCGGGTGGTGACAAATGAGCTGTGCCAGTTTGAAGATGTTTTGCTCAGAGGGGATCGGATTGTTGTTCCGAGATCTCTAAGGAATAGAGTGTTGTCGGCCGCCCATGATGGTCACCCGGGAATAACGATGATGAAGAATCATTTAAGGTCAAATGTTTGGTGGCCGAAAATGGATGCAGATGTTGAGAACTACGTAAAAGGCTGTAGAGGATGCACTCTTGTGGCAGCACCAGATCCACCGGAAACTATGTCGCGCAGTCAACTTCCGTCATATCCTTGGCACACACTGGCGGTAGATTTTCTTGGTCCATTGCCGGATGGACAAAGTCTGTTCGTAGTGATTGACTATTATTCTAGATTTATCGAGGTTTGCGAGATGGAGTCCACCACAGCAAACGATGTGATTAGAGAACTGGCTATTATGTGCGGAAGGTTCGGCATCCCATCGTTTATTAGGGCAGATAATGCTCCTCAGTTTAGTGCTGAGTGCACAGAGTTAAAAGAGTTTTGTGAATCAACTGGATTCAAAATTGTGAATACAATCCCTTACTGGCCCCAGTCGAACGGCGAGGTAGAGCGGCAGAATAGATCAATTCTGAAACGACTCCGTATCGCACAGGAGTTGGGTCTGGATTGGAGAAAGGAATTGCGTGATTACATATTGACGTATCATTCGACGAAGCATCCATCTACAGGGAAACCACCGGGAGAACTTATGTTTGGAAGGCGCATCAAAAGCAAGGTACCATCGATCATGATCTTCAACGAGGATGGCGCAGTACGTAAGCGTGATGCAGTGGTAAAACAAAAAGGAAAGGACTATGGTGATGGTAAGCGAAAGGCCAAAAGCTCCAAAATTAAGGAGGGTGATACGGTACTGGCGAAACGTATGCGGATGAGTAATAAGCTGGATACTAACTTCAGTAACGAGGAGTACATCGTGCAGAgcaaagttggatctgatacaATTATAAAATCTACAAGCTCTGGTAAAGAGTACAGGCGAAACTCAGCtcatttgaaaaaagtattaGAGAGCGTTGAAAATAAAGATTTAGAGGATCCGCAAGATGGCTCCGTTTCCGAGCCACAAGTCCGAGATGATGATCCTATCGATCCTTCTTCTGCAGGAGTACACATGAAAAGAATACGAAGGCTGCCAGTAAATTTGATGATTATATTGCTCATTAAAATGTAA